A single Crateriforma conspicua DNA region contains:
- a CDS encoding RNA polymerase sigma factor, whose amino-acid sequence MVPPVGIGITSSMGQPDERKSTETIASETIAAAISGDRSALRSIYQATSDRVFRLMVRMVGQQDADDLTQQTFVRAFTKLDQFSGESKFETWLYRLATNEALQHLRREKHRRTEELVVEPTADQTDHIEQDERVAMVRQALDQLDPELRAIFTLKEESGLSYQEIAQTLDIPEGTVGSRLNRARRELRRLIDGSRE is encoded by the coding sequence CGGTGGGTATTGGTATAACTTCTTCAATGGGCCAGCCCGATGAACGCAAATCGACCGAAACGATCGCCTCCGAGACAATCGCCGCTGCGATATCTGGAGATCGTTCTGCGTTGCGCTCGATCTACCAGGCGACGTCGGATCGTGTGTTTCGCTTGATGGTTCGGATGGTCGGTCAGCAGGACGCCGATGACTTAACGCAGCAAACTTTCGTCCGAGCGTTTACGAAGCTCGATCAATTCAGTGGCGAGTCGAAGTTTGAAACGTGGCTGTATCGACTGGCCACCAACGAGGCATTGCAACATCTGCGCCGCGAGAAACATCGGCGGACCGAAGAACTGGTGGTCGAGCCGACCGCTGACCAAACCGACCACATTGAGCAAGACGAACGAGTCGCGATGGTACGCCAGGCACTCGATCAACTCGATCCGGAACTACGGGCGATCTTCACGCTCAAAGAAGAGAGCGGTCTGTCATACCAAGAGATCGCCCAGACGCTAGACATCCCCGAAGGTACTGTTGGATCGAGGTTGAACCGGGCACGGCGTGAATTGCGGAGGTTGATAGATGGGAGTCGGGAGTGA